A DNA window from Pseudomonas resinovorans NBRC 106553 contains the following coding sequences:
- a CDS encoding VOC family protein produces the protein MKIIGPDYLVFGVDNVNACVQYLTDYGLKPQGLDDTGGYLEALDGTGIVIRHRDDPRLPKAMETASTLRETVYGVADEASLQAIEAELSKDREVIRGEDGVLRVVDDMGFALGFQITCRRALDLPGELSNAPGASVTRDVNALGASDEMPALPRSLSHVVYFVPDHAKAEAFYTRIGFVCTDRFIEVGPFLRPAGTLDHHTLFMIQTPPFMKGIEHFTFHMGGPTEVMLAGTRFVEKGYESFWGPGRHQLGSNWFWYFNSPMGCHVEYDADMDLHDDTWTARVAPAGADNSQYFLFHYQEKWAPGGPPPKH, from the coding sequence ATGAAGATCATCGGACCCGACTACCTGGTATTCGGCGTCGACAATGTCAACGCCTGCGTGCAATACCTCACCGACTATGGCCTCAAGCCCCAGGGGCTGGACGATACCGGCGGCTACCTGGAAGCCCTGGACGGCACCGGCATCGTCATCCGCCACCGCGACGACCCACGCCTGCCCAAGGCCATGGAAACCGCCAGCACCCTGCGTGAAACCGTGTATGGCGTCGCCGACGAGGCCAGCCTGCAAGCCATCGAGGCCGAGCTGTCGAAGGACCGCGAGGTGATTCGCGGCGAGGATGGCGTGCTGCGGGTGGTGGACGACATGGGCTTCGCCCTGGGCTTCCAGATCACCTGCCGCCGCGCCCTCGACCTGCCGGGCGAGCTCTCCAACGCGCCCGGCGCCAGCGTCACCCGGGACGTCAACGCCCTGGGCGCCAGCGACGAGATGCCCGCCCTGCCCCGCAGCCTGTCCCACGTCGTCTACTTCGTGCCCGACCACGCCAAGGCCGAGGCCTTCTACACGCGCATCGGCTTCGTCTGCACCGACCGTTTCATCGAAGTCGGCCCCTTCCTGCGCCCCGCCGGAACCCTGGACCACCACACCCTGTTCATGATCCAGACACCGCCTTTCATGAAGGGCATCGAACACTTCACCTTCCATATGGGCGGCCCCACCGAAGTGATGCTGGCCGGCACCCGTTTCGTCGAGAAAGGCTACGAGTCGTTCTGGGGACCCGGCCGCCACCAGTTGGGTTCCAACTGGTTCTGGTACTTCAACAGTCCCATGGGCTGCCACGTGGAGTACGACGCCGACATGGACCTGCATGACGACACCTGGACCGCTCGCGTGGCGCCCGCCGGTGCCGACAACTCCCAGTACTTCCTCTTCCACTACCAGGAGAAATGGGCGCCAGGCGGCCCGCCTCCCAAGCATTGA
- a CDS encoding S9 family peptidase, which yields MFRYFPTNYVWNLSVDLALEMGARIGEIVEMCEPLQEAAKQPDAAGTRAFRETWSKMADKLCDLAREDEEQGRLLSAGEKYNRAATYYLTCERLQAHGAPGRLELYQGFLDTFARGIALSGENCKRVEIPYEGKVISGLFVRAEGVEGPAPLLVQLNGLDSTKEMKYRVGLPAWLAKRGVSSLVIDQPGTGEALRLHDLKARFDTEHWGSRVFDWLETREDVDASRIGCEGVSLGGYYCPRVVAFEPRFACGVVWGANHDWRDVQKRRLEREGSFPVPHYWEHVRWVWGGKDVDEFMTIAENVHLDGVVERIKVPFLVTHGEQDSQIPLKWAHRTYEQLVNSPKRELKIFTPREGGVQHSSFDNSINAGQYIADWVAETLGGRTA from the coding sequence ATGTTCCGTTACTTCCCCACGAACTACGTCTGGAATCTCTCCGTGGACCTGGCCCTGGAGATGGGTGCGCGCATCGGCGAGATCGTCGAAATGTGCGAGCCCCTGCAGGAGGCCGCCAAGCAACCGGACGCCGCCGGCACCCGGGCCTTCCGTGAAACCTGGTCGAAGATGGCCGACAAGCTCTGCGACCTCGCCCGCGAAGACGAAGAGCAAGGCCGCCTGCTCTCGGCCGGCGAGAAATACAACCGCGCCGCCACCTACTACCTGACCTGCGAGCGCCTGCAGGCCCACGGCGCCCCCGGTCGCCTGGAGCTGTACCAAGGCTTCCTCGACACCTTCGCCCGTGGCATCGCCCTCTCCGGCGAGAACTGCAAACGGGTGGAAATCCCCTACGAGGGCAAGGTGATCTCCGGGCTGTTCGTCCGCGCCGAGGGCGTGGAAGGTCCCGCGCCGCTACTGGTGCAGCTCAACGGCCTGGATTCCACCAAGGAAATGAAATACCGCGTCGGCCTGCCGGCCTGGCTCGCCAAGCGCGGCGTGTCGTCGCTGGTGATCGACCAGCCGGGCACCGGCGAGGCGCTGCGCCTGCACGACCTGAAAGCCCGCTTCGATACCGAGCACTGGGGCAGCCGCGTGTTCGACTGGCTGGAGACCCGCGAGGACGTGGACGCCAGCCGCATCGGCTGCGAAGGCGTGTCCCTCGGTGGCTACTACTGCCCCCGCGTGGTGGCGTTCGAACCGCGCTTCGCCTGCGGCGTGGTGTGGGGCGCCAACCATGATTGGCGCGACGTGCAGAAGCGCCGCCTGGAACGCGAGGGCAGCTTCCCCGTGCCGCATTACTGGGAGCACGTGCGCTGGGTCTGGGGCGGCAAGGACGTCGACGAGTTCATGACCATCGCCGAGAACGTCCACCTGGACGGCGTGGTGGAGCGCATCAAGGTGCCTTTCCTGGTCACCCACGGCGAGCAGGACTCGCAGATCCCGCTGAAATGGGCCCACCGCACCTACGAGCAACTGGTGAACAGCCCGAAGCGCGAGCTGAAGATCTTCACCCCGCGCGAAGGCGGTGTGCAGCACTCCAGCTTCGACAACTCCATCAACGCCGGCCAATACATTGCCGACTGGGTCGCTGAGACCCTCGGCGGCCGCACCGCCTGA
- a CDS encoding methyl-accepting chemotaxis protein, producing MPLPTTTPRWPTNAAAPWRWLVHLSVGGKLSLGFGLVLACTLGVAFAALHALQLSQSSSAQLRVLDRLQGALAEARLAERAFGLAPSAEAAAQVDAALRQLQAEAPRSGSGDDFRTALGAGAQGYLDAFHRYADARRTAVDARLRMQGLAEDTGQSFSGLFLDQVDDINLALEQGGVPDPQQMQLLEEAASLRERLAYLRDSELYFSLEAQKRFRDDWENRVNELGSALSSLASRLDGERRGALDEANRALDQYRQAFLRFVASGEAAASAQAGMSDAATQVTGLLQRERERRAEADGAMRKRLDLQLAAMVLLALATSIAACLAIRRAIVAPLRQMLGLARRIAAGDLAEGSLPIARRDELGQLGEAIGQMQEALRVLVGRIGAEVARLDQAAGSLAGMVGRTGHGVSAQRQQADRVADAMQRVTRSAAQVNVQVEGSQAALGDAGKLIREGDALMREASASLQRLSREVSGSAASMQLLETQSEAITAVLDVISSVAEQTNLLALNAAIEAARAGEHGRGFAVVADEVRALAGRTRSSTGEIETMIQRLGQVTRETAEGLRGSQRLTAEGVDLAGRASGVLASITDAMGQLERTGLTIAQAAAQQHELACQVDEAVARVGEVVEQNARDCAELEAASDSLQLLSASLGGAVGAFRRG from the coding sequence ATGCCCTTGCCCACTACCACTCCACGATGGCCAACGAACGCCGCCGCGCCATGGCGTTGGCTGGTCCACCTGAGCGTTGGCGGCAAGCTGTCGCTGGGCTTCGGCCTGGTGCTGGCGTGCACGCTGGGGGTGGCCTTTGCCGCCCTGCACGCCTTGCAGCTCAGCCAGTCCAGCTCGGCCCAGCTCCGGGTGCTGGATCGCCTGCAGGGCGCCCTGGCCGAGGCGCGTTTGGCGGAGCGCGCGTTCGGCCTGGCGCCCTCGGCCGAGGCCGCTGCGCAGGTCGACGCCGCCTTGCGCCAGCTGCAGGCCGAGGCTCCCCGGTCCGGCTCGGGGGACGACTTTCGCACGGCCCTGGGGGCTGGCGCCCAGGGCTATCTCGATGCCTTCCACCGCTACGCCGATGCAAGGCGCACGGCGGTGGATGCGCGGTTGCGCATGCAGGGACTGGCCGAGGACACCGGCCAGAGTTTCAGCGGACTGTTCCTCGATCAGGTGGACGACATCAATCTCGCGCTGGAGCAGGGTGGTGTCCCCGACCCGCAGCAGATGCAGTTGCTGGAAGAGGCGGCCAGTCTGCGAGAGCGCCTCGCCTACCTTCGGGACTCCGAGTTGTATTTCTCCCTGGAGGCGCAGAAGCGCTTTCGCGATGACTGGGAAAACCGCGTCAACGAGCTGGGCAGTGCCCTGTCCAGCCTGGCCTCGCGCCTGGACGGCGAGCGTCGAGGCGCGCTCGACGAGGCGAACCGCGCCTTGGACCAGTACCGCCAGGCGTTCCTGCGTTTCGTCGCCAGCGGCGAGGCGGCGGCCTCGGCCCAGGCCGGCATGAGCGACGCCGCGACCCAGGTGACCGGGCTGTTGCAGCGGGAAAGGGAGCGACGCGCCGAGGCAGATGGCGCGATGCGCAAGCGGCTCGACCTGCAGCTGGCGGCCATGGTGTTGCTGGCCCTGGCAACGAGCATCGCGGCCTGCCTGGCGATCCGGCGCGCCATCGTGGCGCCGTTGCGGCAGATGCTCGGCCTGGCCCGACGGATCGCCGCCGGTGACCTGGCCGAGGGCTCGCTGCCCATCGCTCGGCGTGATGAGCTCGGCCAGTTGGGCGAGGCCATCGGCCAGATGCAGGAGGCCCTGCGCGTGCTGGTCGGGCGAATCGGTGCGGAAGTGGCGCGCCTCGACCAGGCTGCCGGCTCCCTGGCCGGGATGGTCGGGCGTACCGGGCATGGTGTCAGCGCCCAGCGCCAGCAGGCCGATCGTGTTGCCGACGCCATGCAGCGGGTAACCCGCTCGGCGGCCCAGGTGAACGTCCAGGTGGAGGGTAGCCAGGCCGCCCTGGGCGATGCGGGAAAGCTGATTCGCGAGGGCGATGCGCTGATGCGCGAAGCCAGTGCCAGCCTGCAGCGGCTGTCCCGGGAGGTGAGCGGCAGCGCCGCGTCCATGCAGCTGCTGGAAACCCAGAGCGAGGCCATCACCGCGGTGCTGGATGTGATCAGCTCGGTGGCGGAGCAGACCAACCTGCTGGCCCTCAATGCGGCGATCGAAGCGGCCCGCGCCGGAGAGCATGGTCGTGGTTTCGCCGTGGTGGCGGACGAGGTTCGCGCCCTGGCCGGACGCACGCGCAGTTCCACCGGCGAGATCGAGACGATGATCCAGCGTCTCGGTCAAGTGACCCGCGAGACGGCCGAGGGTTTGCGCGGCAGCCAGCGGCTGACCGCGGAGGGGGTGGACCTGGCGGGGCGCGCCAGCGGCGTGCTGGCCTCGATCACCGACGCCATGGGGCAGCTCGAACGCACGGGGCTGACCATCGCCCAGGCCGCGGCCCAGCAACACGAACTGGCCTGCCAGGTGGACGAGGCGGTGGCGAGGGTCGGCGAGGTGGTGGAGCAGAACGCGAGGGACTGCGCCGAACTGGAGGCGGCTTCGGACAGCCTGCAACTGCTCAGTGCCAGCCTGGGCGGAGCGGTGGGCGCGTTTCGCCGTGGCTAG
- a CDS encoding LysR family transcriptional regulator gives MRFKHLDLNLLVALDVLLEEQNITRAATRLHMTQSATSGVLGRLRTYFEDDLLVQVGRKMMPTPLAKELEIPVREVLLKIQTSITAKPVFDIAESRRHFRIMASDYLISVLFAEVIREVNHEAPQVTFELISPGETAVEMLMRGEVDLMIAPENYVVKDHPSRLLFEEQHVCVVWDQNQAVGERLTLERYLELGHVSVAFGRSRTPGIEEWFMSQYGCKRRLEVITHDFNTLPQLVIGTERVATMHSRLARLYARTLPLRILPPPVELPAMQEYMGWHRSLDRDPMLRWLREKLIDMLQRPEYLVSP, from the coding sequence ATGCGCTTCAAGCACCTGGACCTGAACCTCCTGGTGGCCCTGGATGTGCTGCTCGAAGAACAGAACATCACCCGCGCCGCCACCCGCCTGCACATGACCCAGTCCGCCACCAGCGGCGTGCTTGGCCGCCTGCGTACTTACTTCGAGGACGACCTGCTGGTGCAGGTGGGGCGCAAGATGATGCCGACCCCGCTGGCCAAGGAACTGGAGATCCCGGTCCGCGAAGTCCTGCTGAAGATCCAGACCTCCATCACCGCCAAGCCGGTCTTCGACATCGCCGAGAGCAGGCGGCATTTCCGCATCATGGCCTCGGATTATCTGATCAGCGTGCTCTTCGCCGAGGTGATCCGCGAGGTGAACCACGAGGCGCCGCAGGTGACCTTCGAACTCATCAGCCCTGGCGAAACCGCCGTCGAGATGCTGATGCGCGGCGAAGTGGACCTGATGATCGCGCCGGAGAACTACGTCGTGAAGGATCACCCCTCCCGGTTGCTGTTCGAGGAGCAGCACGTGTGCGTGGTGTGGGACCAGAACCAGGCCGTCGGCGAGCGGCTGACGCTGGAGCGCTACCTGGAGCTGGGACACGTCAGCGTCGCCTTCGGCCGTAGCCGCACACCGGGCATCGAGGAGTGGTTCATGTCCCAGTACGGTTGCAAGCGCCGCCTGGAGGTCATCACCCACGACTTCAACACCCTGCCCCAACTGGTGATCGGCACCGAACGGGTCGCCACCATGCATAGCCGCCTGGCGCGACTCTATGCGCGCACCCTGCCGCTGCGCATCCTGCCGCCGCCGGTGGAACTGCCGGCAATGCAGGAGTACATGGGCTGGCACCGCAGCCTGGACCGCGATCCCATGCTGCGCTGGCTGCGGGAAAAACTGATCGACATGCTCCAGCGCCCGGAATACCTGGTTTCGCCCTGA
- a CDS encoding FAD-dependent oxidoreductase has product MSDISKVLIVGGGIGGLCAAIALRRQGISVDLVEIKSEWTVYGVGIIQQSNVVREMARLGVLDHYLDAAYAFDDVGIYDLQGNARVRIPGQRLAGPEYPANVGISRLALHQVLSGTAIELGAEVRLGITVETLEQDADGVDVVFTDGSHGRYELVVGADGVYSKIRGMLFGDTYTPRFTGQAVWRYNFPRHPSIDHLASYTGAEGNAGLVPLADNLMYMFSTSHEPGNPWYEPEQLAELMRDRIKHIGGLVGELREQITDSGQVVYKPMEVVFVDEPWFKGRVLLIGDAAHATTPHLGQGAGMAIEDALVLSLELVSGGSLDERLERFMARRFERCKYISGNSILAGEREMAHDASFDRIGLTKAMLARTAEPI; this is encoded by the coding sequence ATGAGTGATATCAGCAAGGTACTCATCGTCGGCGGTGGTATCGGTGGACTCTGCGCGGCCATCGCGTTGCGGCGCCAGGGCATCTCTGTGGACCTGGTGGAGATCAAGTCCGAGTGGACCGTCTACGGCGTCGGCATCATCCAGCAGAGCAACGTGGTCCGTGAAATGGCGCGCCTCGGTGTGCTCGACCACTACCTGGACGCCGCCTATGCCTTCGATGACGTGGGCATCTACGACCTGCAGGGCAATGCCCGCGTACGCATCCCAGGCCAGCGCCTGGCGGGCCCGGAGTACCCGGCCAACGTCGGTATCTCGCGGCTGGCCCTGCACCAGGTGTTGAGCGGCACCGCCATCGAGCTCGGCGCAGAGGTCCGCCTGGGGATCACGGTGGAGACCCTGGAGCAGGATGCCGATGGCGTCGATGTGGTCTTCACCGACGGCAGCCACGGCCGTTACGAGCTGGTAGTCGGCGCCGATGGTGTCTACTCGAAGATCCGCGGCATGCTCTTCGGCGATACCTACACGCCACGCTTCACCGGCCAGGCCGTGTGGCGCTACAACTTCCCCCGGCACCCGTCCATCGACCACCTGGCCAGCTACACCGGTGCCGAGGGCAACGCCGGCCTGGTGCCGCTGGCAGACAACCTGATGTACATGTTCTCCACCTCCCACGAGCCGGGTAACCCCTGGTACGAACCGGAGCAGTTGGCCGAACTGATGCGTGACCGCATCAAGCACATCGGCGGCCTGGTGGGGGAGCTGCGTGAGCAGATCACCGACAGCGGCCAGGTGGTGTACAAGCCGATGGAAGTGGTGTTCGTCGATGAGCCCTGGTTCAAGGGCCGGGTGCTGCTGATCGGCGATGCCGCCCACGCCACCACGCCGCACCTGGGGCAGGGTGCCGGCATGGCCATCGAGGACGCCCTGGTGTTGAGCCTGGAACTGGTCTCCGGCGGCTCGCTCGACGAACGCCTGGAGCGCTTCATGGCGCGTCGCTTCGAACGCTGCAAGTACATCAGCGGCAACTCCATCCTTGCCGGCGAGCGCGAGATGGCCCACGACGCGAGCTTCGATCGCATTGGCCTGACCAAGGCCATGCTCGCGCGCACCGCCGAGCCCATCTGA
- a CDS encoding PDR/VanB family oxidoreductase, producing the protein MIEVTVTRKLQEAEGICSFELVRAAGGALPPFSAGSHIDVHLPDGLVRQYSLCNHPDERHRFQIAVLLDPASRGGSRSMHDAVQEGATLRISEPRNLFPLVHDSGRTLLFAGGIGITPILCMAERLASGGAAFELHYCSREQARTAFVERIRASAFHDKVVFHFDDQGEEQRLRAFELLQGYRSGDHLYVCGPGGFMGHVLDEARRAGWPEAGLHREYFAAEPRAQVEAGAFEVQLARDGRCFQVPAERSVADVLLEAGIDLPLSCEQGICGTCLTRVLDGEPEHRDMFLTADEQARNDQFTPCCSRSRSPRLVLDL; encoded by the coding sequence ATGATCGAGGTCACGGTCACCCGCAAACTGCAGGAAGCCGAAGGCATCTGCAGTTTCGAACTGGTCCGCGCGGCTGGCGGCGCCTTGCCGCCCTTCAGCGCGGGCTCCCATATCGACGTCCACCTGCCCGATGGCCTGGTGCGTCAGTATTCCCTGTGCAATCACCCGGACGAACGCCACCGCTTCCAGATTGCGGTGCTGCTGGACCCCGCCTCCCGGGGTGGTTCCCGATCCATGCATGACGCGGTGCAGGAAGGGGCGACATTGCGCATCAGCGAGCCGCGCAACCTGTTTCCCCTGGTGCATGACAGCGGGCGCACACTGCTGTTTGCCGGCGGAATCGGCATCACTCCGATCCTCTGCATGGCCGAGCGGCTGGCCAGCGGTGGCGCTGCCTTCGAGCTGCACTATTGCAGCCGCGAACAGGCGCGGACCGCCTTCGTCGAACGTATCCGTGCCTCGGCCTTCCATGACAAGGTGGTTTTCCACTTCGACGACCAGGGCGAGGAACAACGGCTGCGCGCATTCGAACTGCTGCAGGGCTACCGCAGCGGTGACCACCTGTACGTATGTGGCCCCGGCGGCTTCATGGGGCACGTGCTCGATGAGGCGCGACGGGCCGGTTGGCCGGAAGCCGGCCTGCATCGGGAATACTTCGCCGCCGAGCCCAGGGCGCAGGTCGAGGCGGGCGCCTTCGAGGTGCAGCTGGCCCGCGATGGCCGCTGTTTCCAGGTGCCGGCCGAGCGTAGCGTCGCCGACGTGCTGCTGGAGGCGGGGATCGACCTGCCGCTGTCTTGCGAGCAGGGCATCTGCGGCACCTGCCTGACCCGGGTACTGGACGGCGAGCCGGAGCACCGCGATATGTTCCTCACCGCCGACGAGCAGGCGCGCAACGACCAGTTCACGCCCTGTTGCTCGCGCTCCCGGAGCCCGCGCCTGGTGCTGGACCTGTAG
- a CDS encoding TetR/AcrR family transcriptional regulator, with amino-acid sequence MNETRAYHHGNLRQSLIDAALQAVEEQGYQALSLRDLAQVLEVSRGAPYRHFADRDALLRACACEGFRRLLDAHSETARSSGTAGDRARAACRAFLAFAEAQPGLFLLMYDSGLLQQAEEEDELGARLHQIYCGIAATLRDALEESDDERLQARLIAMWSTLYGYARLRQSNMLKPYMLGALSREQTEAAVITAAIGPLPGAHGTRRMG; translated from the coding sequence ATGAACGAGACACGTGCGTACCACCATGGAAACCTGCGCCAATCCCTGATCGACGCCGCGCTACAGGCGGTCGAGGAACAGGGCTACCAGGCCCTGTCATTGCGTGACCTGGCCCAGGTGCTGGAGGTTTCCAGGGGCGCGCCCTACCGGCATTTCGCCGACCGCGACGCGCTGCTGCGCGCCTGCGCCTGCGAAGGATTCCGCCGGCTACTGGACGCCCACAGCGAGACGGCACGGAGCAGCGGCACCGCCGGGGACAGGGCGCGGGCGGCTTGCCGTGCCTTCCTCGCCTTCGCCGAGGCGCAACCGGGGCTGTTCCTGCTGATGTACGACTCGGGCCTGCTGCAGCAGGCGGAGGAGGAAGATGAGCTGGGCGCCCGGCTCCACCAGATCTATTGCGGAATCGCGGCGACCCTGCGCGACGCCCTGGAGGAGTCCGATGACGAACGCCTGCAAGCACGACTGATCGCCATGTGGTCGACCCTCTACGGCTACGCGCGCCTGCGCCAGAGCAACATGCTCAAGCCGTACATGCTGGGTGCGCTGAGCCGCGAGCAGACAGAGGCGGCGGTGATCACCGCCGCCATCGGCCCGCTGCCCGGGGCGCATGGCACACGTAGGATGGGTTGA
- a CDS encoding aromatic ring-hydroxylating dioxygenase subunit alpha, whose product MKFLKNAWYVAAWDNEVEPGDLFARTLLNESVLFFRDGAGKVQAIHNRCPHRFAPLSMGKLCGGQVQCAYHGLEFDGSGACTRNPHGDGAIPRAARVRAYPVAEKYSVIWIWMGDAEAADEALIPDFGCMDPARFYVAKRYLHARANYVLESDNILDLSHIQYLHPSTLGSSDVSQAITRVEQQGETIWSYRQTVAEIMPDFLYGAMGIPFGTPVDRWIDVRWDAPANMLLLAGAVATGRPRAEGRETPLPHLFTPETDTTTHYWFSFPMPREMGEMGERIAEEQVSALNQPFSTEDLPMLEAQQGMIGDADFWSLKPVLLPGDAAAVRARRVLDKLIADEQAAQISVRALEA is encoded by the coding sequence ATGAAATTCCTGAAGAACGCCTGGTACGTCGCCGCCTGGGACAACGAGGTGGAGCCCGGCGACCTGTTCGCCCGTACCCTGCTCAACGAGTCCGTGCTCTTCTTCCGTGATGGGGCCGGCAAGGTGCAGGCCATCCACAACCGCTGCCCACACCGTTTCGCACCGCTGTCCATGGGCAAGCTGTGCGGCGGCCAGGTGCAGTGCGCCTACCACGGGCTGGAGTTCGACGGCAGTGGCGCCTGCACCCGCAACCCCCATGGCGATGGCGCCATCCCCCGCGCTGCGCGGGTGCGGGCCTACCCGGTGGCGGAAAAGTACAGCGTCATCTGGATCTGGATGGGCGATGCCGAGGCGGCGGACGAGGCGCTGATCCCGGACTTCGGCTGCATGGACCCGGCGCGTTTCTACGTCGCAAAGCGCTACCTGCATGCGCGCGCCAACTACGTGCTGGAGTCGGACAACATCCTCGATCTGTCGCACATCCAGTACTTGCACCCGAGCACCCTCGGCAGCAGCGATGTCAGCCAGGCCATCACCCGCGTCGAGCAGCAGGGCGAGACGATCTGGTCGTACCGCCAGACCGTGGCCGAGATCATGCCGGACTTCCTCTACGGCGCCATGGGCATCCCCTTCGGTACGCCGGTGGACCGCTGGATCGACGTGCGCTGGGACGCCCCGGCCAACATGCTCCTGCTGGCCGGAGCGGTGGCCACCGGGCGGCCCCGTGCCGAAGGCCGGGAGACTCCGCTGCCGCACCTGTTCACCCCGGAGACCGATACCACCACCCACTACTGGTTCTCCTTCCCGATGCCACGGGAAATGGGCGAGATGGGCGAGCGCATCGCCGAAGAGCAGGTGTCGGCGCTCAACCAGCCGTTCAGCACCGAGGACCTGCCGATGCTCGAAGCCCAGCAAGGAATGATCGGCGACGCCGACTTCTGGTCCCTCAAACCGGTGCTGTTGCCCGGCGACGCGGCTGCGGTGCGCGCCCGCCGCGTGCTGGACAAGCTGATCGCCGATGAGCAGGCGGCACAGATCAGCGTGCGCGCGCTGGAGGCCTGA
- a CDS encoding Rieske 2Fe-2S domain-containing protein codes for MPDHLNYLCHDDQLEEGRARGFDPWGHGRDTVLALRWRGEVRVYRNLCPHLDVAMQYRKDHFMAGDGQHIMCFAHGALFRPDNGFCVLGPCLGQSLQALTVSTDADGGLWLEVPPGGAALEEPACASTAST; via the coding sequence GTGCCCGATCATCTGAACTACCTCTGCCACGACGACCAACTCGAGGAGGGCCGTGCCCGGGGGTTCGACCCCTGGGGTCATGGCCGCGATACCGTGCTTGCCCTGCGCTGGCGTGGCGAGGTGCGGGTCTACCGCAATCTCTGCCCGCACCTGGACGTGGCCATGCAATACCGCAAGGACCATTTCATGGCCGGCGACGGCCAGCACATCATGTGCTTCGCTCATGGCGCGTTGTTCCGCCCCGATAACGGCTTCTGCGTGCTGGGCCCGTGCCTCGGCCAGTCGCTGCAAGCGTTGACGGTAAGTACCGACGCCGATGGCGGCTTGTGGCTCGAAGTACCACCCGGCGGCGCCGCTTTGGAGGAGCCGGCGTGCGCTTCCACGGCCTCGACCTGA
- a CDS encoding LysR family transcriptional regulator, with the protein MRFHGLDLNLLVVLDALFLERHVTRAATRLHLTQSAVSAALGRLREHFQDPLFVLVGGRMLPTALMQRLQPDIQRVLDSARGIAFANASFEPGEAQRRFRVMASDYVIAVLLPALRQRLAREAPGVDLQLLSLVPQRSSEGGALVDEALEQRHCDLVILPHAHGSERHPREPLFEDDFSVIACADNPSFVDGLTLEHYLAAPHVVRETGAGVQGSMEAEFLASQGLDRRVAVAVEQFGLIPEFVVGGPCLATLHSRLARLYARRFPLRLLAPPLAFPATRQVLQWHAYQDGDPALAWLRGLLLEVAAC; encoded by the coding sequence GTGCGCTTCCACGGCCTCGACCTGAACCTGCTGGTGGTGCTCGATGCGCTGTTCCTCGAGCGTCATGTCACCCGCGCCGCCACGCGCCTGCACCTGACGCAATCGGCGGTCAGCGCCGCCCTGGGCCGCTTGCGCGAACACTTCCAGGACCCACTGTTCGTCCTGGTGGGCGGGCGCATGTTGCCCACCGCGCTGATGCAGCGGCTGCAGCCGGATATCCAGCGGGTGCTGGACAGCGCCCGTGGCATCGCCTTCGCCAACGCCAGCTTCGAACCAGGAGAGGCGCAGCGGCGCTTCCGCGTCATGGCTTCCGACTACGTGATAGCGGTCCTGCTGCCGGCGCTTCGGCAGCGCCTGGCGCGGGAAGCGCCCGGGGTGGACCTGCAACTGCTCAGCCTGGTCCCGCAGCGCAGCAGCGAAGGCGGCGCACTGGTGGACGAGGCCCTGGAGCAGCGGCATTGCGACCTGGTGATCCTGCCCCATGCCCACGGCTCGGAGCGGCATCCGCGCGAGCCGTTGTTCGAGGACGATTTCAGCGTCATTGCCTGCGCCGACAACCCGTCCTTCGTCGACGGACTGACCCTGGAACATTACCTGGCGGCCCCGCATGTGGTGCGCGAGACCGGCGCTGGCGTCCAGGGCAGCATGGAAGCGGAGTTCCTCGCCAGCCAGGGCCTGGACAGGCGCGTGGCGGTGGCGGTCGAACAGTTCGGGCTGATCCCCGAGTTCGTCGTCGGCGGTCCGTGCCTGGCCACCCTCCACAGCCGCCTGGCGCGACTCTATGCGCGGCGCTTCCCATTGCGCTTGCTGGCACCGCCGCTGGCCTTCCCGGCCACTCGCCAGGTGCTGCAGTGGCATGCCTACCAGGACGGCGACCCGGCCCTGGCATGGTTGCGCGGGCTATTGCTCGAAGTGGCCGCTTGCTGA